The proteins below are encoded in one region of Brachyspira hampsonii:
- a CDS encoding LptA/OstA family protein — MLKINKFFVLIILFILALSLFAQSRRSADKFTYNNKTKVFQYTGNSKMEDSSAVITSHVMTFYQETELATFSGGVRLVSKTNGSTISGGYASYNGKTRYAYVKNKPVLRSPTNNMTIRSSFMERDFNTPLAKAISNVHLTHIDKESERKTDGYADNLVYDMDSEIAVLTGNPRLYQGADRLEGEILEYNAKNATANVMGRGKIYVLQTNNYVNSSETNKKNSNVSNYNIIVADRLFLNEYGGKDNNTRTLYAYGNVTAYFYEENMILKGGYIEYEIDNEHIYMYQDPSVRIPDRGIIAFGEWIEYKKDEKFKDVIFHNDVVMIDYDESLSLEGDLLHLDPDTKVATVSGSPKAYVEDRSIKITSVTMQMFNDEEKLRANGNVYVEGKDMNSQSAWATYFDNEKYLRLWGESPYLKQKESVVRAREIKYYIDTEKVEAMGVSGEIPE; from the coding sequence TTGCTGAAGATCAATAAATTTTTTGTTTTAATTATATTATTTATATTGGCATTATCCTTGTTTGCCCAATCAAGAAGAAGTGCTGATAAATTTACATATAATAATAAAACAAAAGTTTTTCAATATACAGGTAATTCTAAGATGGAAGATTCATCTGCTGTAATTACAAGTCATGTTATGACATTTTATCAGGAAACAGAGCTTGCCACATTCAGCGGAGGTGTAAGACTTGTAAGCAAAACTAATGGTTCTACTATATCCGGCGGATATGCAAGTTATAATGGAAAAACCAGATATGCTTATGTTAAAAATAAACCTGTTTTAAGATCTCCAACAAATAATATGACTATAAGAAGTTCATTTATGGAAAGAGATTTTAATACACCTTTAGCTAAGGCAATTAGCAATGTTCATTTAACTCATATTGATAAAGAAAGCGAAAGAAAAACAGATGGTTATGCTGATAATTTAGTATATGATATGGATTCTGAAATAGCAGTTCTCACAGGAAATCCTAGACTTTATCAAGGAGCAGACAGATTAGAAGGTGAAATATTAGAGTATAATGCTAAAAATGCTACTGCTAATGTTATGGGAAGAGGTAAGATATATGTACTTCAAACTAATAATTATGTAAATTCTTCTGAAACAAACAAAAAAAACAGCAATGTAAGTAATTATAATATTATAGTAGCAGATAGATTGTTTTTGAATGAATACGGCGGAAAAGATAATAATACAAGAACTTTATATGCTTATGGAAATGTTACAGCCTATTTTTATGAAGAGAATATGATACTCAAAGGCGGATATATAGAATATGAAATAGATAATGAGCATATTTATATGTATCAGGATCCTTCTGTTAGAATACCAGACAGAGGAATTATCGCTTTTGGAGAATGGATAGAATACAAAAAAGATGAAAAATTTAAAGATGTTATATTTCATAATGATGTTGTTATGATAGATTATGATGAGAGTTTATCATTAGAGGGAGATTTGCTTCATCTTGATCCGGATACTAAAGTTGCTACTGTAAGCGGAAGTCCTAAAGCTTATGTAGAAGATAGAAGTATTAAAATTACATCTGTAACTATGCAGATGTTTAATGATGAAGAAAAACTTAGAGCTAATGGAAATGTGTATGTAGAAGGAAAAGATATGAATTCTCAAAGTGCTTGGGCTACTTATTTTGATAATGAAAAATATTTAAGACTTTGGGGAGAAAGTCCTTATTTGAAGCAGAAAGAAAGTGTTGTAAGAGCTAGAGAAATAAAGTATTATATAGATACTGAAAAAGTTGAAGCTATGGGTGTAAGCGGTGAAATACCTGAGTAA